A region of the Agrobacterium sp. RAC06 genome:
CTCCGGCCTGACTGTCTCGGATGAAATGGCCCGCTATTTCTTCGTATGGTTGACCTTTGTCGGCGCGGTCGTCGGCTTTCGCGAATACGGACACATGGGCGTGGAAAGTCTGGTGGCCCTATTCGGTCGGCGCGGCCGGGTCATCTGCATGATCTTGTCCAATCTCCTCATTTTCGGCGTTTCTGCCATCTTCTTCTGGGGAACCTGGAAGCAGTTGCCGATCAATGCCAGCATGAGCGCACCCGTTACGGGACTTTCCATGGGCTGGGTGTACGGTATCGGCTTCTTCACCGGCGCCGGCTGTAGTCTGATCGCGCTCGAACGCCTTTTCCGTCTGGTCACCGGGCGTGTCACCGAAAGTGAAATCGCAGCCTTTGCAGGCGAACACCACGGCATTGAGAAGCTGGTGGAGCGCGCCTGATGACCCTTCTTGTCTTTATCACCTCGCTCCTCGGCGCCATGGCCATTGGCGTTCCGGTCGCCTTCGCTCTGATGTTCTGCGGCGTGACGCTCATGTGGTACATGGGCATGTTCAACAGCCAGATCATCGCGCAGAACATGATCGGGGGCGCCGACACGTTCACGCTGCTCGCCATCCCGTTCTTCGTGCTGGCCGGCGAGTTGATGAATTCCGGCGGCCTGTCGCGGCGCATCATCGAGTTTGCGATTGCCTGCGTTGGCCACATCCGTGGCGGCCTCGGTATCGTTGCCATCATGGCCGCCGTGATCATGGCCAGCATCTCAGGCTCGGCCGCTGCCGATACGGCAGCTCTGGCCGCAATCCTGATCCCGATGATGGCAAAGGCGGGATACAACGTGCCGCGCTCTGCCGGCCTCATTGCGTCCGGTGGTATCATCGCACCCGTCATCCCGCCGTCGATG
Encoded here:
- a CDS encoding TRAP transporter small permease, with amino-acid sequence MTRIVDLFYKFLELLLILLLSGMAIMVFVNVILRYGFNSGLTVSDEMARYFFVWLTFVGAVVGFREYGHMGVESLVALFGRRGRVICMILSNLLIFGVSAIFFWGTWKQLPINASMSAPVTGLSMGWVYGIGFFTGAGCSLIALERLFRLVTGRVTESEIAAFAGEHHGIEKLVERA